A genomic region of Papaver somniferum cultivar HN1 chromosome 7, ASM357369v1, whole genome shotgun sequence contains the following coding sequences:
- the LOC113299678 gene encoding homeobox-DDT domain protein RLT3-like isoform X1 produces the protein MGNDDMVTTSEQDNGIINHNRRKSPFQLESLENFYSEEPFPTQETLEDYAFVLNLTYKQVRGWFAEKRRRDKKGREGVELPSKKSMKGSCIKTGRCPAKKRNLRDCVSKKPNAHLSTKTSRSKIFKKDAGKSKCSNIRNHGEERLIDFFGKKNKSNQKKRKLSYIQDILPPDYLLEKVFRKDGPPLGVEFDSLPLGAFSHSAVTDACSFRSTCADNQRAPKRRKVSKSLILQQEACKNKSVLVKHGIGKGLVLRHGIGKGLMLRHDMGEALMMRHGMGKGLMMKHGIGKGLMMRHGMGKGLMTARHAVNPNNIDIFSTDGRITVRKGNNLKLLKSQEATLQKTRKSVHQKLAEKQKNLRNKVQERRKRVVRKPKMQSRKNGNSNKSHQEECKLCSGELRDEDTSSAFATSLDDEELELRELQEGPNPPMCSANLASNGIHSCSLCKDLLPRFPPIAVKMNLPFQMQPWVSSTELVKKLFKAIRFLYTHAVTVDMSPFTLDEFAQAFHDKDSLLLGEMHVALLKRLLSDVEVQLSSGLYSHASKDSRFLAFLHYAKDQELRVKFWNRSLNPLTWTEILRQVLIGAGFGSKQSVLRKKQLEKEGNVMIKYGLFPGTMKGELFSILSEQGNNGLKVPELANLLQISDLNLAETIDELEVQIYSTLSRDISLFEKISPSAYRVRNNPPSTELAGESDSEDSKSVDADDSGDSITSNSSDDDSEIDSGTSSLSIVKYKGHRKRKNSTVVANTEIDESHPGEMWVLGLMEGEYSDLSIEEKLDALVALVDLANAGSSQRVEDPSRITTERVPIVNHQGGGKIKRSSAAQLNVGNSFQGCISVDPLTTMSYHFGMEYPSCKGKRLCRKDGRYTSEAMRVDAMELNGHPLLSVYLGSDRRYNCYWLFLGPCNVKDPGHRRIYFESSEDGHWEVIDTEEALCALLSILDSRGTREARLVASLEKREALLSQSMSAAKIADKDINEQRQCDQSSPDTHSGEGSSPISDIDNSQILGEALNDSRSSSHSVISHYVKKKEDQKQKWDRLQAFDAWIWNSFYTNLNAVKYSKRSYLDSLAHCDSCHDLYWRDEKHCQVCHITFELDFDLEERYAIHAATCTAKESHIFPKHKVLSSQLQSLKAAIHAIEAVMPPGALVSSWTVSTHQLWVNRLRRTSSVAELFQVLSDFTGAIDENWLCQCSGDLGSKLVLDEIVALFPTMPQTTSAIALWLAKLDTLLAPYLEKVNSGKAQAKQNTRQTRRSALR, from the exons ATGGGAAATGATGATATGGTTACGACCAGTGAACAAGATAATGGAATTATTAATCATAATAGGAGGAAAAGCCCTTTCCAGCTTGAATCCCTTGAGAACTTCTATTCAG AGGAACCGTTTCCAACACAAGAGACATTGGAGGATTATGCATTTGTTCTGAATTTGACATATAAGCAAGTCCGAGGATGGTTTGCTGAGAAGAGGAGGAGGGATAAAAAAGGAAGGGAGGGGGTAGAATTGCCTAGTAAGAAATCTATGAAGGGAAGTTGTATTAAAACTGGGAGATGTCCTGCAAAGAAGAGAAATCTTCGAGATTGTGTAAGTAAGAAACCAAATGCTCATTTGTCTACAAAAACTAGTCGATCAAAGATTTTCAAGAAGGATGCTGGGAAGTCCAAATGTTCCAATATTAGAAATCATGGAGAAGAGAGACTGATAGActtttttgggaaaaaaaataaGAGTAACCAGAAAAAACGGAAGCTTAGCTACATTCAAGACATTTTGCCTCCTGACTACTTATTGGAGAAGGTGTTTAGAaaagatggtcctcctcttggtGTAGAGTTCGATTCTCTTCCCTTGGGAGCATTTTCTCATTCTGCTGTCACAG ATGCTTGTAGCTTTCGTTCCACTTGTGCAGACAACCAAAGAGCACCTAAAAGGAGAAAG GTCTCCAAATCTCTCATTTTGCAACAGGAAGCCTGCAAAAACAAGAGTGTTTTAGTGAAGCACGGAATAGGCAAAGGCCTGGTGCTAAGACATGGTATTGGTAAAGGCCTGATGCTGAGACATGATATGGGGGAAGCTTTGATGATGAGGCATGGTATGGGAAAAGGTTTGATGATGAAACATGGTATCGGAAAAGGTTTGATGATGAGGCATGGTATGGGGAAAGGTCTAATGACTGCGCGGCATGCAGTGAACCCTAATAACATTGATATATTTTCTACTGATGGCCGAATCACCGTTaggaaaggtaacaacttgaaattGTTGAAATCGCAAGAAGCTACACTTCAGAAAACAAGAAAGTCGGTTCACCAAAAGCTTGCTGAG AAGCAGAAGAATTTACGAAATAAGGTGCAGGAAAGAAGGAAACGGGTGGTTAGGAAGCCAAAG ATGCAAAGTCGAAAGAATGGAAATTCAAACAAGTCACACCAAGAAGAGTGCAAGCTCTGCAGCGGGGAATTGAGAGATGAAGACACCTCTAGTGCGTTTGCGACGTCGCTGGATGATGAGGAACTAGAGCTCAGGGAATTACAAGAAGGACCAAATCCACCAATGTGTTCTGCTAATTTGGCTTCTAACGGAATTCATAGTTGTTCACTTTGCAAAG ATTTGCTGCCTAGATTTCCTCCAATTGCTGTAAAGATGAATCTACCCTTTCAAATGCAACCTTGGGTTTCTTCGACGGAACTTGTTAAGAAACTGTTCAAG GCTATTCGCTTCTTGTATACACATGCAGTTACAGTTGACATGAGCCCGTTTACTCTTGATGAGTTTGCCCAGGCATTTCATGATAAG GATTCCTTGTTACTTGGAGAAATGCACGTGGCTCTTCTCAAGCGTCTTCTATCAGATGTTGAGGTACAGCTTAGTAGTGGGTTATATTCCCATGCAAGCAAAGACAGCAGGTTTCTAGCATTTCTTCACTAT GCCAAAGATCAAGAGTTAAGAGTGAAGTTCTGGAATAGATCTTTGAATCCTCTTACATGGACGGAAATACTGCGCCAGGTGTTAATTGGAGCTGGTTTTGGTTCCAAACAATCAGTGTTGCGAAAAAAACAGCTTGAAAAG GAAGGGAATGTTATGATAAAATATGGTCTCTTTCCTGGTACTATGAAGGGTGAATTATTCAGTATTCTTTCTGAGCAAGGAAATAATGGGTTGAAAGTACCTGAGTTGGCTAACTTACTCCAG ATTTCCGACTTAAATCTCGCCGAAACAATTGATGAACTGGAAGTTCAAATATATTCAACTCTTTCAAGGGACATCAGtttatttgaaaagatttcaccTTCGGCATATCGCGTCCGAAATAATCCGCCAAGTACAGAACTTGCTGGAGAATCAGATAGTGAAGACTCTAAAAGTGTCGATGCTGATGATTCTGGTGATAGCATTACAAGCAACAGTAGTGACGATGATTCCGAAATAGATTCAGGAACCAGCAGTCTCAGTATAGTAAAGTATAAGGGGCATAGGAAGAGGAAAAATAGCACAGTGGTTGCTAACACTGAAATTGATGAGAGCCATCCTGGAGAAATGTGGGTTTTAGGGTTGATGGAAGGTGAATATTCAGATCTAAGCATTGAAGAAAAGTTGGATGCTCTGGTTGCTTTAGTTGATCTTGCAAATGCTGGTTCTAGTCAAAGAGTGGAG GATCCTTCGAGAATTACAACAGAAAGGGTTCCTATTGTCAACCATCAAGGTGGAGGAAAAATAAAAAGATCATCAGCAGCCCAGCTAAATGTGGGAAACTCATTTCAGGGTTGCATTTCAGTTGATCCTCTCACAACCATGTCATATCATTTTGGGATGGAGTACCCCTCTTGCAAGGGGAAACGTTTGTGCAGAAAAGATGGTCGCTATACAAGTGAAGCCATGAGAGTGGACGCAATGGAGTTGAATGGACATCCATTGTTATCTGTTTATTTGGGATCTGATCGCAGATACAATTGTTATTGGCTTTTCTTGGGCCCCTGTAATGTTAAAGATCCAGGGCATAGGAGGATTTATTTTGAGTCTTCTGAAGATGGTCACTGGGAGGTCATCGATACGGAAGAG GCTTTATGTGCTTTGCTGTCTATTTTGGACAGCAGGGGAACAAGGGAAGCTCGTCTGGTTGCGTCTCTGGAGAAGCGAGAAGCTCTTCTTTCTCAGTCTATGTCAGCAGCTAAAATTGCTGATAAAGATATCAATGAACAAAGACAATGTGATCAATCTAGCCCAGACACCCATAGTGGTGAAGGTTCTTCCCCAATCTCGGATATAGACAACAGTCAAATTCTAGGCGAGGCCTTGAATGATTCACGTTCATCTTCTCATTCTGTAATTTCCCACtatgtgaagaagaaagaagaccaGAAACAAAAATGGGATCGCCTTCAAGCCTTCGATGCATGGATATGGAATTCATTTTACACCAATCTTAATGCTGTAAAATATAGCAAGAGGTCTTATCTTGATTCACTAGCTCACTGTGACAGCTGCCACGACCTTTATTGGAGAGATGAAAAACATTGTCAAGTATGTCATATTACCTTTGAGTTAGACTTCGATCTAGAAGAACGGTACGCCATCCATGCAGCCACATGTACGGCAAAGGAAAGTCACATATTCCCGAAGCATAAAGTTCTTTCATCGCAATTGCAGTCACTCAAAGCTGCTATTCATGCTATTGAG GCTGTGATGCCCCCTGGTGCTTTGGTCAGTTCTTGGACAGTCTCTACTCACCAGCTTTGGGTGAATCGTCTAAGGCGCACATCATCTGTTGCAGAATTGTTTCAG GTACTCTCTGACTTCACCGGAGCCATCGATGAGAATTGGTTGTGCCAATGCAGCGGTGATCTGGGTTCCAAATTAGTGTTGGATGAGATTGTTGCGTTGTTTCCGACTATGCCACAAACAACCTCTGCAATTGCTCTTTGGTTGGCTAAACTTGACACTCTGCTCGCTCCTTACTTGGAGAAAGTTAATTCTGGAAAAGCCCAAGCTAAACAAAACACTAGGCAGACCA GACGATCTGCTCTTAGATGA
- the LOC113299678 gene encoding homeobox-DDT domain protein RLT3-like isoform X2: MGNDDMVTTSEQDNGIINHNRRKSPFQLESLENFYSEEPFPTQETLEDYAFVLNLTYKQVRGWFAEKRRRDKKGREGVELPSKKSMKGSCIKTGRCPAKKRNLRDCVSKKPNAHLSTKTSRSKIFKKDAGKSKCSNIRNHGEERLIDFFGKKNKSNQKKRKLSYIQDILPPDYLLEKVFRKDGPPLGVEFDSLPLGAFSHSAVTDACSFRSTCADNQRAPKRRKEACKNKSVLVKHGIGKGLVLRHGIGKGLMLRHDMGEALMMRHGMGKGLMMKHGIGKGLMMRHGMGKGLMTARHAVNPNNIDIFSTDGRITVRKGNNLKLLKSQEATLQKTRKSVHQKLAEKQKNLRNKVQERRKRVVRKPKMQSRKNGNSNKSHQEECKLCSGELRDEDTSSAFATSLDDEELELRELQEGPNPPMCSANLASNGIHSCSLCKDLLPRFPPIAVKMNLPFQMQPWVSSTELVKKLFKAIRFLYTHAVTVDMSPFTLDEFAQAFHDKDSLLLGEMHVALLKRLLSDVEVQLSSGLYSHASKDSRFLAFLHYAKDQELRVKFWNRSLNPLTWTEILRQVLIGAGFGSKQSVLRKKQLEKEGNVMIKYGLFPGTMKGELFSILSEQGNNGLKVPELANLLQISDLNLAETIDELEVQIYSTLSRDISLFEKISPSAYRVRNNPPSTELAGESDSEDSKSVDADDSGDSITSNSSDDDSEIDSGTSSLSIVKYKGHRKRKNSTVVANTEIDESHPGEMWVLGLMEGEYSDLSIEEKLDALVALVDLANAGSSQRVEDPSRITTERVPIVNHQGGGKIKRSSAAQLNVGNSFQGCISVDPLTTMSYHFGMEYPSCKGKRLCRKDGRYTSEAMRVDAMELNGHPLLSVYLGSDRRYNCYWLFLGPCNVKDPGHRRIYFESSEDGHWEVIDTEEALCALLSILDSRGTREARLVASLEKREALLSQSMSAAKIADKDINEQRQCDQSSPDTHSGEGSSPISDIDNSQILGEALNDSRSSSHSVISHYVKKKEDQKQKWDRLQAFDAWIWNSFYTNLNAVKYSKRSYLDSLAHCDSCHDLYWRDEKHCQVCHITFELDFDLEERYAIHAATCTAKESHIFPKHKVLSSQLQSLKAAIHAIEAVMPPGALVSSWTVSTHQLWVNRLRRTSSVAELFQVLSDFTGAIDENWLCQCSGDLGSKLVLDEIVALFPTMPQTTSAIALWLAKLDTLLAPYLEKVNSGKAQAKQNTRQTRRSALR, from the exons ATGGGAAATGATGATATGGTTACGACCAGTGAACAAGATAATGGAATTATTAATCATAATAGGAGGAAAAGCCCTTTCCAGCTTGAATCCCTTGAGAACTTCTATTCAG AGGAACCGTTTCCAACACAAGAGACATTGGAGGATTATGCATTTGTTCTGAATTTGACATATAAGCAAGTCCGAGGATGGTTTGCTGAGAAGAGGAGGAGGGATAAAAAAGGAAGGGAGGGGGTAGAATTGCCTAGTAAGAAATCTATGAAGGGAAGTTGTATTAAAACTGGGAGATGTCCTGCAAAGAAGAGAAATCTTCGAGATTGTGTAAGTAAGAAACCAAATGCTCATTTGTCTACAAAAACTAGTCGATCAAAGATTTTCAAGAAGGATGCTGGGAAGTCCAAATGTTCCAATATTAGAAATCATGGAGAAGAGAGACTGATAGActtttttgggaaaaaaaataaGAGTAACCAGAAAAAACGGAAGCTTAGCTACATTCAAGACATTTTGCCTCCTGACTACTTATTGGAGAAGGTGTTTAGAaaagatggtcctcctcttggtGTAGAGTTCGATTCTCTTCCCTTGGGAGCATTTTCTCATTCTGCTGTCACAG ATGCTTGTAGCTTTCGTTCCACTTGTGCAGACAACCAAAGAGCACCTAAAAGGAGAAAG GAAGCCTGCAAAAACAAGAGTGTTTTAGTGAAGCACGGAATAGGCAAAGGCCTGGTGCTAAGACATGGTATTGGTAAAGGCCTGATGCTGAGACATGATATGGGGGAAGCTTTGATGATGAGGCATGGTATGGGAAAAGGTTTGATGATGAAACATGGTATCGGAAAAGGTTTGATGATGAGGCATGGTATGGGGAAAGGTCTAATGACTGCGCGGCATGCAGTGAACCCTAATAACATTGATATATTTTCTACTGATGGCCGAATCACCGTTaggaaaggtaacaacttgaaattGTTGAAATCGCAAGAAGCTACACTTCAGAAAACAAGAAAGTCGGTTCACCAAAAGCTTGCTGAG AAGCAGAAGAATTTACGAAATAAGGTGCAGGAAAGAAGGAAACGGGTGGTTAGGAAGCCAAAG ATGCAAAGTCGAAAGAATGGAAATTCAAACAAGTCACACCAAGAAGAGTGCAAGCTCTGCAGCGGGGAATTGAGAGATGAAGACACCTCTAGTGCGTTTGCGACGTCGCTGGATGATGAGGAACTAGAGCTCAGGGAATTACAAGAAGGACCAAATCCACCAATGTGTTCTGCTAATTTGGCTTCTAACGGAATTCATAGTTGTTCACTTTGCAAAG ATTTGCTGCCTAGATTTCCTCCAATTGCTGTAAAGATGAATCTACCCTTTCAAATGCAACCTTGGGTTTCTTCGACGGAACTTGTTAAGAAACTGTTCAAG GCTATTCGCTTCTTGTATACACATGCAGTTACAGTTGACATGAGCCCGTTTACTCTTGATGAGTTTGCCCAGGCATTTCATGATAAG GATTCCTTGTTACTTGGAGAAATGCACGTGGCTCTTCTCAAGCGTCTTCTATCAGATGTTGAGGTACAGCTTAGTAGTGGGTTATATTCCCATGCAAGCAAAGACAGCAGGTTTCTAGCATTTCTTCACTAT GCCAAAGATCAAGAGTTAAGAGTGAAGTTCTGGAATAGATCTTTGAATCCTCTTACATGGACGGAAATACTGCGCCAGGTGTTAATTGGAGCTGGTTTTGGTTCCAAACAATCAGTGTTGCGAAAAAAACAGCTTGAAAAG GAAGGGAATGTTATGATAAAATATGGTCTCTTTCCTGGTACTATGAAGGGTGAATTATTCAGTATTCTTTCTGAGCAAGGAAATAATGGGTTGAAAGTACCTGAGTTGGCTAACTTACTCCAG ATTTCCGACTTAAATCTCGCCGAAACAATTGATGAACTGGAAGTTCAAATATATTCAACTCTTTCAAGGGACATCAGtttatttgaaaagatttcaccTTCGGCATATCGCGTCCGAAATAATCCGCCAAGTACAGAACTTGCTGGAGAATCAGATAGTGAAGACTCTAAAAGTGTCGATGCTGATGATTCTGGTGATAGCATTACAAGCAACAGTAGTGACGATGATTCCGAAATAGATTCAGGAACCAGCAGTCTCAGTATAGTAAAGTATAAGGGGCATAGGAAGAGGAAAAATAGCACAGTGGTTGCTAACACTGAAATTGATGAGAGCCATCCTGGAGAAATGTGGGTTTTAGGGTTGATGGAAGGTGAATATTCAGATCTAAGCATTGAAGAAAAGTTGGATGCTCTGGTTGCTTTAGTTGATCTTGCAAATGCTGGTTCTAGTCAAAGAGTGGAG GATCCTTCGAGAATTACAACAGAAAGGGTTCCTATTGTCAACCATCAAGGTGGAGGAAAAATAAAAAGATCATCAGCAGCCCAGCTAAATGTGGGAAACTCATTTCAGGGTTGCATTTCAGTTGATCCTCTCACAACCATGTCATATCATTTTGGGATGGAGTACCCCTCTTGCAAGGGGAAACGTTTGTGCAGAAAAGATGGTCGCTATACAAGTGAAGCCATGAGAGTGGACGCAATGGAGTTGAATGGACATCCATTGTTATCTGTTTATTTGGGATCTGATCGCAGATACAATTGTTATTGGCTTTTCTTGGGCCCCTGTAATGTTAAAGATCCAGGGCATAGGAGGATTTATTTTGAGTCTTCTGAAGATGGTCACTGGGAGGTCATCGATACGGAAGAG GCTTTATGTGCTTTGCTGTCTATTTTGGACAGCAGGGGAACAAGGGAAGCTCGTCTGGTTGCGTCTCTGGAGAAGCGAGAAGCTCTTCTTTCTCAGTCTATGTCAGCAGCTAAAATTGCTGATAAAGATATCAATGAACAAAGACAATGTGATCAATCTAGCCCAGACACCCATAGTGGTGAAGGTTCTTCCCCAATCTCGGATATAGACAACAGTCAAATTCTAGGCGAGGCCTTGAATGATTCACGTTCATCTTCTCATTCTGTAATTTCCCACtatgtgaagaagaaagaagaccaGAAACAAAAATGGGATCGCCTTCAAGCCTTCGATGCATGGATATGGAATTCATTTTACACCAATCTTAATGCTGTAAAATATAGCAAGAGGTCTTATCTTGATTCACTAGCTCACTGTGACAGCTGCCACGACCTTTATTGGAGAGATGAAAAACATTGTCAAGTATGTCATATTACCTTTGAGTTAGACTTCGATCTAGAAGAACGGTACGCCATCCATGCAGCCACATGTACGGCAAAGGAAAGTCACATATTCCCGAAGCATAAAGTTCTTTCATCGCAATTGCAGTCACTCAAAGCTGCTATTCATGCTATTGAG GCTGTGATGCCCCCTGGTGCTTTGGTCAGTTCTTGGACAGTCTCTACTCACCAGCTTTGGGTGAATCGTCTAAGGCGCACATCATCTGTTGCAGAATTGTTTCAG GTACTCTCTGACTTCACCGGAGCCATCGATGAGAATTGGTTGTGCCAATGCAGCGGTGATCTGGGTTCCAAATTAGTGTTGGATGAGATTGTTGCGTTGTTTCCGACTATGCCACAAACAACCTCTGCAATTGCTCTTTGGTTGGCTAAACTTGACACTCTGCTCGCTCCTTACTTGGAGAAAGTTAATTCTGGAAAAGCCCAAGCTAAACAAAACACTAGGCAGACCA GACGATCTGCTCTTAGATGA